Genomic segment of Peribacillus frigoritolerans:
TTGTAATGAGTTGAAGAAACTTCCAGTGGAGGACCTGGAAGATTACCAGCCGAACCCTAAGATCAATAAAGAACTTGCCTCCAGTTACCAAGCATATGCGATATTGGGCATGATCATCGAATGGGTCAACACTGGCTTTAAATATAGCGCTGACTATATGGCTGAACAGCTGCTGGAAATCCTTAATAATAAATCGGTAAATGCCGTCTTTAAAATAAACCATTTAAAGCAGAAATAAGAGGGCTGCACCGGCAACCCTCCTATCGCCTTAAAGCGCCTGCCCTATGGAAAGAAACCTTTTTACGACAGACAAGAAAGCAGGTAAATCATCTTCATGGACAAAGTGTCCGGCATCCTCTATCGTCACCAATTCGCAATTCGGGATAAGCTCGGAAACCTCCTGCAATTTGTTTTGGGGAATATGGCTGGCCCCGCCCCCTATAACAAGCGTCGGCATCATAATATCGGTGAGGCGTGCCCACCATTCGGGATCGGGTTCATTAAGCTGCTGTAGAATCGAAGGCACTACCTGCCAATCAAACGGCAGTGGAACAGAAGGCCTGGTAGGAACCTCCATTGGTTTATCCGAGAAAGGAGGTGGTGTGTCTTCGACAATCAACCTTTCTATCCTCGAAGGAAAAGTTTGCGAGAAAAGATAGGAAACCGTCCCCCCCATGGAATGCCCCATTAGCGAAAACCTTCCCAAATCAAGCGCATCCGCAAAATGAAGCAAATCATCGCACATCAATTCAAAAGTATATGTATTAGTTCTCGCACTCCCACCGTGGCCCCGTAAATCTAAAGCTAAAACACGATAATTTTCTCCTAATGCGGCAGCCGCTCGATCCCATGAATCCGAACTTTTTCCCAGCGCGTGAAGAACAACAAGCGGCGGTGCAGAAACATCCCCGCTCTCCCGGTATTGAAACGTGAGTCCATTCAATTCAATTTGATTAACCCGTATTTCCATCTCCGCTCAACTCCCAGCATCGGATACATCATTTTGAACCCGATCTATTTTAAAAAAACCTCCTAAAATACTATGTTCACTATAATTAAATTATACTTTTTATGCCTTCACCCATTTATTCGTCCTGCATCTAATAATTTCAGCCTTCACACCTTTTATTCCTGCCTTCATCCGTATTTATTCGGCATTCACAACATTCATTCATCCTTTGGCCTAGCAGAGTTGGCGGCAGCGAAGTAATCAATGACAAATAACCGAAATTGCTTGGCTACTGGGGTGAAGTAGCGTTTTTCTGACCAGCCGAGCCCTATTGTTCTTTGACAAGCAGGTTCTGTTATTCGGATTTTATGGGATAATGATCCGGTTTGATGAAGCCATGTCAATTCGGATACGAAGGCGACCCCCAACCCTTTCCTGACAAGGTCCGAGATGACAGCTGGTTCATCTCCTTCGAAGGCGATGTGCTGGACGAATCCCGCTTCGAGGCAAAATTGGTCGGTTAGGCTGCGGAACCCGAAGCCTGTATTCATACTGATGAATGGTTCATCTTTCACTTCTTGGAGTGTAATGCTTTCCCTGCCTGCCAGCCGATGATTGGGAGGCACGATCAAGTATATTTCTTCGGTGATCAGCGGTTCCCACTTTAAGTCCGGGCCTTCGATCGGAACGGATGATATGCAATAATCGATTT
This window contains:
- a CDS encoding LysR family transcriptional regulator is translated as MEILQLQYFQTVARLEHMTKAAEQLQIAQPSLSKTISRLEEDLGVALFDREHRKIKLNAAGRIFLKRVERAFAELNEGRREIVELADQDQKNITLAVTIPRVLPDLLGTFLSQYPDVRFQQFLKSISSMKQLLIEGEIDYCISSVPIEGPDLKWEPLITEEIYLIVPPNHRLAGRESITLQEVKDEPFISMNTGFGFRSLTDQFCLEAGFVQHIAFEGDEPAVISDLVRKGLGVAFVSELTWLHQTGSLSHKIRITEPACQRTIGLGWSEKRYFTPVAKQFRLFVIDYFAAANSARPKDE
- a CDS encoding alpha/beta fold hydrolase, coding for MEIRVNQIELNGLTFQYRESGDVSAPPLVVLHALGKSSDSWDRAAAALGENYRVLALDLRGHGGSARTNTYTFELMCDDLLHFADALDLGRFSLMGHSMGGTVSYLFSQTFPSRIERLIVEDTPPPFSDKPMEVPTRPSVPLPFDWQVVPSILQQLNEPDPEWWARLTDIMMPTLVIGGGASHIPQNKLQEVSELIPNCELVTIEDAGHFVHEDDLPAFLSVVKRFLSIGQAL